In the genome of Lathyrus oleraceus cultivar Zhongwan6 chromosome 4, CAAS_Psat_ZW6_1.0, whole genome shotgun sequence, the window atgCCAACATAAGcaaaggagaagtgagtagtggatccaagagggttgcgttcaacgatgagattgaaggaaaagaatttgaagatcgtcatgccaatgtcaaaaagcttgttgatcccaaccttcaagtggcTGAAAATGAGAAGTTAGAAATGTAAAAAGTTTCACACCAGCAACCACTACCTTTTGGTCTTCATTACCAACAATCCTGGTTTGCTCCTCATCCAAACCAACGAGCCCAAGGCCCGAGATATCAGAATCAGCGTCAAAATCAGCCTAGGCCTTAAAATAACTTAGAAAGAAGAAATGTTCCTCGTCATCCAATCCTCATGACATATATCCAACTTCTACAACCTCTAATTCAAAACTCGTTGATTGATCCCAAGTCTCTCAAGCCGGTTTCACAACCTTACCCATCCCGGGTATGACCCAAATGTgaaatgtggatatcatgccggatcagaaacgcattcaactgaagactgcaatgctttcaaagccaaagtaTAACAGTTGATTGATAACAGGTATatagcctttcaagaaggaagcttggtAGTGAACATTAACCTATCTCCCAGATAAGTGCGAATATCTCAAGGGGTGTCTCCCgaagttaatggatcaagtttgaagaagtcattccctaaagctgacaatcatttggctgtttcagcatttcttttgtaatttccttgcatgttgattgctagttgcttttaagcattgttgttttctttgaattggtaagattaatgaaatgtttatgcatcttttgaattaatccattcgtattcactcatttttcatttatgttaaaaacaaaaaatacttctctcattcacttttgtttatcaaaccatcatgttaacaaagattggaaggaggaggatgaaaatgaaacacctgaaattgttgtggtatgcttttgaagaaaaccttgtcgatgatgtaaggcattgtttcaaatccccaaacaccaaagagataaggagttaatccctagtcaaccacttgGAGCCTAAAAGTTGGTGTTTCTTTCATATTtaaaaacccttaatcttaaccaggggTAGGGTAGTTATGTTCAAATAGTTTGAATATGCATTCAATTTTCAAGAGGATTCGTCCATCTCTACACATCCTCCAAAGAAGTTCAACCACACATTACTCTTAGAACACatcttgaagtgtcgaagaaACTGAAAAGTGAAAAAAATTATAGTGGTTAttcctcatccaccaataatgtggtAGTCTCCACCTTTCAAAaagaaaagcccgctaagtcaaacaccTCAAAAAATGGCTTAGGCAAAAATCAGGGCATCCCaatggaccgaaagcttcaaagaagcggtccaggcaaaattaggaataaagaaaatcaataaaaaaaggtcaccaaaatcctcaacaaaaacaaaataaggtgactaccatttcaagaaaatctcatcttgaatcctcattttcactttcgcaccctcgaagtcgaatgcgtgtattgaattaactgaacgtaggaaccggagatcatcaagaagaaggggtgggtaaaaattaacttttgagccttatatcctttttGTTTAAAAAACTGTGAACCaggccacattacaacccttaaaagacctaattaAGGCAgagtttattctgaaagcatactacaacaaggttgtgttaacctgactccaaacgatGTCATTTGATCGCACCGCCTTGCACACTATGAATGACTAGatcatcattgtgttcttatcagTGACTCGTTCACAGTATTTCACCTATTCATAacaataaattttgatttcaaatttttgcataagaactgcattaaaattaccattttttaagtgaacaatcttatttgcaagTCATCATTTAACATCGAAAAAATTCCAATAATATACAGTTGAAGAACTTGATAAAGTCAAAGAAGTCTAGTcaggggcaaatcactttgagtatCGGTCAATCCGAGCCAATCACCCTAAAGGCcatctagccaagagtaatttgcttaAAGACTCAGACaggggcaagccacctcagaagTTCATTGAGTCCAACAAGCCAAGGACATCCAATCAATAGTCTATCGTTCCAAGATTTGGTTAATCAGGGGCAGACCACTGCAAGTTTTAAACACTTGGGGTAAGCTAGCTCGATATCGTCTCATCTCAAGCTAtttcaaactcactttcaaggtgaaaactttcaaagacccaacagactggggcaagatgagccacagaggggcatACCCCTttcatgctttcaaactgcttaaagaaattctgccatacgtcaatAAGTATTGATTTTgagacgagtgcccgaaaattatgctagcatGATTCATTAACCCTCCATAAGGatcccattggctaagttgtggttgtcaagcttgatagaattctcctttcataacatctatcataaaatatttggttgatTTCTTGGTGTTGGGGAATCATGATCTCCATAAAAAGtctttacaaactcccagtccactcaagtgtcgtcattttcatatcatgatcattcatatatcataCATAAAAGAAAATTCAAACCATGCATAACCTAAATGTACTTtgtgctcattttgcattgacccgggtcttgttgttgatcctatatcctttgacctctaattccagtttgtctttggtgcccttaaaccatcatccggTTTTCGCAGCCATTTTCAATTCCAACTCAATTGGCACCTACCAATTTTTTCCATGAGGTTCAATTCCTTCTTGGATTATCAGATGAATTTTCGGATTACTCCTttgtttattgatgtatttccataGCTTGTATGATGTGTTTCCATATGTTTCCCCACCTATCTAATATATTCTCAAATATGTCTGtcttgtattctgatgtatttccagaatttcctcgatgtattaccggatgtgtctgtattctgatgtattttcagaatatcacttgtaattctgatgcatttccagaattcGTTTCTTTTACTCTCTGATGAATTCTGGGACATGTCATTTTTGTTTTGACGCACTTCCAGAACCCCTATGCCACTCCCTAGCATTATTTCAAGCATTattggtgtctcctaaaattCATTTGTCACTAAgcattattccaagctcagtTGTTACTAGAACTCATTTTAAACCCAATTTTCATTGCCATCACTATCACTCCGTTTGTAAATACAATCGTAATTGGTATATGAAGTTTGGTTGCCGCTAAtattttcaagtccaattgttgctGGCAAACTCCGTTATAGCCGATAATTGTTTTACTAATGACTTTTATtaagtccaattgttgttggcaaaatccgttaaaagttggttgtaatccattgcttacggtcaaagtccaattgttgtttGCAAAATTCGTTAAAAGTTGGTTataatccattgcttacggtcaaagtccaattgttgttggcaaaatctgttaaaagctggttgtaatccattgcaTATGGTCAAACTCCAATCgttgttggcacgtacagagagtttTATTACCTTGTCTTTCCTGATGGTTtcgtgaaagtcatgtatgactcatcatcttgaggaattcccataatcttggaggtttttcgtgttagaaaactccaatgatgttggttttgtttgatttctttgtgAAGAATCATTCCTTTTGCGTGGATGATCTACATATAAGAAGACTCCCGTTTATCTTTGTTTTTCATAATTTccttgtgagaaatctccagaactgtcagatgtattctaaagtgtcaggttatgtatgaacttgttgatggaacttgatttgtttgttttccaatattgtcaggtcatgtatgaacctgttgttgaagtTTTCTATGGGTTTTCTAGTGTCGTCAGGTCACGTCTGAACCTGTTAATAAAATCTCTTTGAAACCTCCTGAATTGTCAAGTCATGCATGAACTTGTGGATATACTTTCTTTGAATTTTCTAGTGTCGTCAGAtcatatatgaacctattgataaaaCTCTCTTTGATTTTTTTAGTATTGTCATGTCATGTCTGAACCTGTGGgtgaaactttctttgaatatcccaatgttgaggtcatgtatgaacctattgattaACCTTTCCTTGATTTTCTAGCATTATCAGGTCACgtctgaacctgttgttgaaagactttgaattttccaatgttgtcaggtcatgtatgagccTGTTGATAAAGCTTTCTTTGTATATTTTCTGGTATtttcaggtcatgtttgaacctgttgatGAATCCTTTTGATATCCCCTAGCATTGTCAAGTCATATTATTGAAACTCTTTGAATATTCCAATGGTCAGTTCATGTATGAACCTACTGATGGAATTTCTTTTCCTGGTcttgtcaggtcatgtatgaacttattgactaaactttccttgatattcaagtattgtcaggtcatgtctgaacctgttgttAAAACACTTTGAATTTTCCGATACTGTCAGGTCACGCATGAGCCTATTGATGGAactttctttgtatatttttcagtattgtcaggtcatgtttgaacttgttgatggaaccttttgatatcccccaacattgtcaggtcacatttgaacctgttattgaaactctttgaatattccaatggtcaggtcatgtatgaactaACTGATGGAATTCTTTGATTTTTTTCGGTGTTGTCgggtcatgtatgaacttgttgacTAAACTTTCCTTGACATTCAAACTGTCatcaggtcatgtctgaacctgttaTTCAAACCTTCTTTATATGTTCCTAAATGTTGCCATGTCATGTTTAATTGAGCATTCTTTGAATATTCAaatgttgtcaggtcatgtttgaacctgttgctgaaaattctttgaatattcTGGTGTTGCCAGGTCACGTACGAACCTGTTGTtaaaatctctttgcatattcccCAATTGTCTTTCCTCCAGCAAGATTGTTATCCCCAATGAATTTCTACCCtcattttttgttttttgtgGGCCACCTTTACCATATGTCTCCATCATTCCCCACATATCTTTGTTTCATTCTTCATTCATCATAAAACATCCTGCTAGGGTTTATCTTATGTCTGATCATATTTCCAGCAAATCAAAAACAAAAAGAGTCATAACATCTTATCTCATATCATACCATTTgtatttcaggatcaaaatccgggtcttcttagtatttaactatctcccaatatgatcatatgaagagtgctttgcttcatattctctagttaaagatacttaaataggggcaactgtcacaccctgATTTTGACCATGAATCACCAATTAACACATTCGTCATTGTCGTTGCATCTTTGcatcataacatgcattccataccgcataatTCCTAGAATGTCAGTCGAAATAAAATTTCAGATTTACAGACAAACCGATTGGATCAATTATCAAATGTGTGTCAAAACCGCGGGCgaaaaagtttcaaaatcaaacttgaagacatcagttttattaatctacgtttcacgtagtttaacttggtgtgctcgatttatttttcgaCTAATTTTTCGGTCATATTTTGGTCCTTCTGAGCATTTAACCTATTATTTTTCATTTCAAAATTGGCTCAAATGCTATATATTCCCGAGAGGTTTATTTCGTGCTGATTATTTTGGTACATTCACTTTATTTTTTCGAGCACTTTTGCATCCgacttttatttattttgagttcatttatttttctttttttttatcaaaagGTTTAGAATAATTAAATAGGATTATTTATAGTTtctttttttattgtttatttatttattttatttatttatttttattttattcttttaattacctaatttttgtttaatttattttaatacaTTTTTGTCTTTAAATTAGCATTAAgggtatttttggaattttgaaaatattaaaagcCTAGCGCTCCTTGTATAAATTGTAACTTTGCACACCACCAATGAGGGACGACTCTTGACATGTGGAGACAGATTCACTTGCTCTTAAAAAAAATTTCagcaaaaaaataaataaaatggaaGTTGTCTGTATCTTCTTCAGCAGAGATTATTTTTCCTCTACTGTTCACCACCAAAACAATCTCCTTCATTCTTCTTAGTTCCATTTTTCCCTTCTCACACATCTCTCTCTTTCATATCTCAATATCAcaacacaaaaagaaaaagaaaaaattaaaagCAGGAAAGTCCATTTTCATCTTTCTGGAAGTCATTTCCGACGAGCTACCATCAAACACCATTCGCTGCCGGTGAccttcatcatcatcaccacaACAAACCAACCGTCAGCGAGCCACCAACACTTCGATTCAATAGTTGATTCAACCTCTCACTAAGCACCTCCACTTTTTGTTGTCGTTGCCACATAGAATTCGACAGGTACCAAGAAGACTTGCAGACTTTGAGTTACTGCATGATACTGAGATtgactctgaaggagaagtcTTATAGTGTGCCATGATGGTGGACTTTGAACCTGTCAGCATCAATGAGGCACTTAAGAAGAAGGTCTGGGTGAACGCTATGAAGGAAAAACTTGAGGCAATCAAAAGAAACAAGACATGGGAATTGACTGTTCTACCTAAGAACAAGAAAACCATCAGTGTGAGATGGGTTTTCAAGATAAATATGAAGCCGTATGGTTCAATTTCCAAGCATAAAGTAAGGTCAGTAGCTAGAGGATTCCTATAAAAGTTTGATTTAGACTACTTTTAAGTGTTTGCACCTATAGCTAGACATGAAACTATAAGATTGGTTATTACTATAACTGCAAATAAGAATTGGCCACTGATACATTTAAATGTAAAATCAACTTTTCTAAATGGTCAATTGAAAGAAGAAGTTTATGTGTTACAACCTCATGAATTTGTGATAGAGAATAAAAAAGGGATGGTGTACAAGCTGCATAAAGCCTTGTACGGGCTGAAACAAGCTCCAAGGGtttggaatctgaaaattgattcatttttcaagcatTTGGGATCAAAAAAATGTGGAATGGAGCATGATGTGTATGTGCAACATATCTCTAATGACAATGTGATTCTGGTGTGTctttatgtagatgacatattactgACAGAGAGTTGTTCTTCTAAGATAAACAAGTTTGAAAAGGTATGGATGAATGCATTTGATATGAATGACCTTAGAAACATGGTATATTTTCTAGGGGTGAAGATTTTACACTTTTATAAGGGAATCATTATGCACCAACTAAAGTATGAGCTTGAGTTGCTGAAGAGATTTGAGTTGATGAATTGTAAGTCAGCAGTCACACCTGCTGAGACAAACCATAAACTGGATTCTGATGCGGATGGTGAGGATGTAAATgttacaaccttcaaacagttaGTTGGCTATCTTAGATATCTGTGTAACATCAAACATGATATATgttatgcagttggaatggtAAGTAGGTTTATGAGTAAATCAAAGTGATCACATTACTAAGTTGTAGTAAGGATACTAAGGTATGTAAAAGAGACTCTGAGGTATGATATTTTGTTTTCATCCAGAGTATCAGATGATGCTGAGTTGATATGCTTTTCAGACTCATACTGGTGCGGGGTATAGTAGACATAATAAGTACTACATGATACATGTTTATGTATCTATGAGCTCCTATTTCATGGCGCTCCAAGAAGAAACCAATGGTTGCACTATCAACCTATGAGGGAGAGTACATAGTTGGTGCATTATCTACTTGTTAGACTGTTTGGCTTATGAATTTGCTACATGAATTGAAGTTCAAGGTGAGAAACACAAGTAAGGTTGATGATTGACAATAAATCAGCCATAAGTCTTGCCAAAAATTCAGTGTTGCATGGAAGAAGCAATCATATTGATATTAAGTATCATTTTCTACACAATCAAGTTCTGAATGGAGTGCTTGAGGTTGTTCACTACAACACTCATAAGTAATTTGCAGATGTGCTGACCAAGACAATTAAAATCTAACACTTCATCAATTTGAGGGATGAAATTGATATTGTTGACTCTTAatcttgaatatgaattaaggtATGGTGTTAAATGTAATTCAAATTCAAGTTGTTAGTTTCAGTTTTCTTTTGAGTTTTATTTGAATTTGGATTAGTGTATATAAACTCAAAGTTAGTTATAATTGATTGTAATGAAAGTGAGAGAAATTGAGTTTGTTGAATAAGAAAGTTCTGTTACgtttttctctttctttctttgcAATTCTTTCAActattcatcatcttcttcttgTGCACCAATGGAGTTTCGTTGTTAACTCCAACACCGACAACCCAATAACCTAAACAATGTGGGACTTCAACAAACTCCAACATCACAACCTACGTTGCAAAGGTACGTGTATGTATCCGGTACGGATATTGGTACGAAATACGATATTTTTAGAAAAACCAAGGTACGATTATGCGAGTATAAATCTATATGTGTTCCGATTTTTCTTAGCAGAAGATGAAGAACTTGGTTGTGTAAAGAGTTTTAATGCAATGGATTGAAGTTTAGGGATTGAAGATCCATAAGTTATCCACCATTCCTTTAATTTCAAGATCCACCGATTTTGCAACGAATCAAATTGGTCAAACTCTATCTCAACACTTGAAAACCCCATtaaaaaaaaccctaaaactatACCATTAGAAGAAAAATATCAAGTTTGCGTACCTAATATGTATCCATATGTATCCGCTGGAGTACCGACTTAAAAAAATATGGTGTTAGTACGTACCTTACGAATACCATACGCATACTGATTTCCTTTCCGATACATACCTGATACCAATATTTTACCTAAAATAAAATACTATAAACTTTAACATTTCCCCTAGGAACAAAACAAAAATAGTGTAGATTTCTTAGTCAAAAACAATAAATAAAAGTAGATACATTTCATATCTTGATTTCGTCATTTCACTCACACGTATATGAAATCGTCATTGCAACCGCGTTTATTGAATTATTGAAAATTCTTTCTAACTTCGGTTTCCAATTCCGTTGGTGAAAGCCGAAATGCATATTGCAATAAATAACTTCAACTCCTCAAAACGACGACGTCGTTTATCATTCACACAACTTTTACTTCTTCTCATTACGACCAAGCTCCGTACAACCTTGGACAATGTTTTTatattttctctctctctctgaaATCCAACTCACAAGATTAAAAAGTTTCAATTTTTCAGTATATAACTCTGGAATAGTATAATGGGTTTCAATTTCACAAAGTTCTAAGATACCCCAGAACAAAATTGTCCCCACTGTCTTTCCCTCTGTTACCTTTTTCACttgttttattgtttttgttttttccTGTTTGGATTCTTTGTTAAAAAACAAAACAACCCCAAAAAAAGGAAGTGAAAAAAAAACTCATTAGTCACTTCATTTGGCAATAGTTCTTTGGTGATGGTGTTTTGTTAGAGGCTCttttgtgtgtttgtgttgttgtttgtttgttatttctCAGTTTAGCAATGGAGGATTCAGCTAAGCTGCGGTTGGTGAGGTGTCCCAAATGTCAAAATGTTCTTCATGAGCAACCTAGTTATTCTGTTTATCAATGTGGTGGTTGTGGAACTGTTCTTAGAGGTACCCTTTTTCTTTCTATTGTTTTTGTTCTATCTTTATGAAATTTAGCTAAAGGTGTTGTTTGGATTTTACTTGATATATATCTTTCAGTCAATTAGTTTGGATGTTTTGGATTTAAGTCAATGGATAAAAGCATGAAAAAGGGGTTGGAGATTCTGGTGTGTTGTTGTGgttttttgtttttttgaatCTTGTGTTTGATTGCAGGAAAGGTTAATAATGGTAATGGAAATGGTAGTTTGTGGGAGGGTTCAGATGAGGGACAAGGTGGAGGAGTTTTCGGTAAATCGGGAAATTCGTTCAGGAAGGATGTAGGTTTTTTGAGTGATAGTTCGGATGTTGATGTTAAGTCCAACGGTGGTTTCTCGAGGGAGGATCGAAGAGATCCAGAGAGATCGAATAAGGAGCGTGAGAGGATTGTGAATCGTTCGGTTGATGGTAGCGAGAAAGGGGTTTTGGAGAGAGGATTTGATGTCAATAAAGGTAAAGATAATGAAGGGGGTAAAACAATAAGAAGGGAGCAGCACGAACCGGATTTTCAAGTCGGAGGGTCTAGTTTTCCGAGAAGAATGTCTAATTGGCCGAATGAGGAGAGAGTTGAGATGGAAGGGTTACGGAGAAACCAATCGGCTGATATGGAAAGTGTGAGATTTTCCACTTTGAATTATCCGGATGAGGGAACTTCGAGATTTTCTTATAATCATGGTGAACAATGGAGTAATTATGAAGAAATGGATGGTATGAGTAGGGTTCGGCACCTCGAGCAAGATCGAGCCGAGCTTCTAAGGAAGCTTGATGAGTTATCGAAGCAGCTGAGTAATTCTTCTGAAATGGTTAATAATCCTAAAGAAAAAGGTCATGATTTAAGGATGGTTCCTCCGGATCCTCGCAGCGGCTCTGATATTCGATATCCAGATGGTCCTTCAGGGTTGAACAGGACGACCCCGAGCCAATTCTTTGACCCTAATAAACATGTGGCGGCTCCTCCTTATTACAATCATCATCATGATCCATATGGTTATTCAAGTGGTCGTGAAATGTCCATGCACAACTTCCATCCTTCGATGCATAACCCGGGCTATATTCCTGGATATGGAGATCCGTTCGGATCTCAAATGGCAAGAGGTCCACATCCGTTATCCCGCCAATTTCCTCAACAACCGATGCATCCCTACTTTCCTGGACGCTATGCGGATACCGGTCCAGATTCATATGAACAATATGCACATAATCCTATTCCGCATCCGCTTTCTTGCACTTGTTTTCATTGCTACAACATTAAAAGAAGAGGTTCAATGCCAGCGCCACCCGCTACATTCCATAACAACAGATTCCCTCTTACCTCAAATGATCCTATTTTATACCGTAACGATATCCCAGGTGCAGTTCCTCAACATGCTCATAATAATTCTAGAACTGCTATTCCTGCTGCAAGTTCTCAGGAAAAGCTAGTACATACAAGATTGGTTAGTGGCTTCGATTCTGAGAGGGGAGGATTTGCCGCAAGCCGTTCTCAAAATGTAATGCCAGCTATTGGTAGTCGGCGGTGCCATCCGATAGCTGGTGGTTCTCCATTCATCACATGTCATAATTGTTTTGAACTACTGCAACTTCCTAAAAAAGTACTTGTTAAGGTGAAAAGTCGTAAGCAGAAAATGCGATGCGGAGCTTGTTCTTCAGAAATAAATATTTCTATCATCAATAAGAAGCTAGTTACTTCTCATGTGGAAATGGAGGAAAACACCGCAAGGATTGAGGATGCCTCAGTCGAGGTTGTGAATAGCCGTGTGTCGTATTCTCATGGTCATGTGAACACAAACGGTGTTAACTTCTCGTCGGACGATTATTCTGGTTATGATTTTCACTCACTAGATAGAGGATCGCCTGCTGTGGCATCTGACCCAAGCTTGAACTCTAGAAAGCTGCAGGAGATGCAAAGTTTCCATTCTTCGTCTCCGAGTATCTCAGATGATGAAAATATTTCAGAAGTTATGACCGCACCAAATGAAGCCACCAAATCCATTCAGCCA includes:
- the LOC127076058 gene encoding protein ENHANCED DISEASE RESISTANCE 4, translating into MEDSAKLRLVRCPKCQNVLHEQPSYSVYQCGGCGTVLRGKVNNGNGNGSLWEGSDEGQGGGVFGKSGNSFRKDVGFLSDSSDVDVKSNGGFSREDRRDPERSNKERERIVNRSVDGSEKGVLERGFDVNKGKDNEGGKTIRREQHEPDFQVGGSSFPRRMSNWPNEERVEMEGLRRNQSADMESVRFSTLNYPDEGTSRFSYNHGEQWSNYEEMDGMSRVRHLEQDRAELLRKLDELSKQLSNSSEMVNNPKEKGHDLRMVPPDPRSGSDIRYPDGPSGLNRTTPSQFFDPNKHVAAPPYYNHHHDPYGYSSGREMSMHNFHPSMHNPGYIPGYGDPFGSQMARGPHPLSRQFPQQPMHPYFPGRYADTGPDSYEQYAHNPIPHPLSCTCFHCYNIKRRGSMPAPPATFHNNRFPLTSNDPILYRNDIPGAVPQHAHNNSRTAIPAASSQEKLVHTRLVSGFDSERGGFAASRSQNVMPAIGSRRCHPIAGGSPFITCHNCFELLQLPKKVLVKVKSRKQKMRCGACSSEINISIINKKLVTSHVEMEENTARIEDASVEVVNSRVSYSHGHVNTNGVNFSSDDYSGYDFHSLDRGSPAVASDPSLNSRKLQEMQSFHSSSPSISDDENISEVMTAPNEATKSIQPSKAAESPPPAGSPLQEYLDYSTNNHAVNRFGKGNQSGRSEQEKVAKLEKNTSRQNSVKEVVLASEMDVIDYSNSGISQDYADTSREHDRARSSKGGDSFFANIFKKGSRASSLTDKSDDSEKCVVTVNGQPLSDRVVKKAEKIAGPIQPGNYWYDSRAGFWGVIGGPCLGIIPPFIEEFNYPIPDKCAGGNTDVFVNGRELHQKDLDLLSRRGLPNENDRSYIVEISGRVLDVDTGEELDGLGKLAPTVEKAKHGFGMKVPRSAAA